One window from the genome of Nocardioides panaciterrulae encodes:
- a CDS encoding phospholipase D-like domain-containing protein — protein sequence MSLVDSYRRRGKKPGRFPVTAPRTVSIGDGTVTTYTFGRDLYADMLAAIEGAQMRILFETYIWKADEIGERFKRALADAAARGVEVHCIYDGFANLVVSPRFLRFPPTMKVLRYPVYAAGWRPFDLRRYGRDHRKILVVDDEVGFVGGYNIGSAYETEWRDTHLRITGPAVWDLTRAFVDFWNLNRRRFVGADRRPLLLETSSTWEPRVRFHRNVPRLWMFPIRSMYLEAINRASHKLWMTHAYFIPDQDFVDAMKAAARRGVDVRLLVPLKSNHIVADWISRGYFSQLLDAGVRIFRYKDAMVHAKTSTIDGTWVTVGTANIDRLSLTGNYEINVELIAPDVAAALEEIFATDQANSLELTSGEWEARDLHRKFTEFVLGPLRPLL from the coding sequence ATGTCCCTGGTGGACTCCTACCGGCGCCGCGGCAAGAAACCGGGCCGGTTCCCGGTGACCGCCCCCCGCACGGTGTCCATCGGCGACGGGACGGTCACGACCTACACCTTCGGCCGCGACCTCTACGCCGACATGCTCGCCGCGATCGAGGGCGCGCAGATGCGGATCCTGTTCGAGACCTACATCTGGAAGGCCGACGAGATCGGGGAGCGCTTCAAGCGGGCGCTCGCCGACGCGGCGGCGCGCGGCGTCGAGGTCCACTGCATCTACGACGGCTTCGCCAACCTGGTGGTCTCGCCCCGGTTCCTGCGCTTCCCGCCGACCATGAAGGTGCTGCGCTACCCCGTGTACGCCGCCGGCTGGCGCCCCTTCGACCTGCGGCGCTACGGCCGCGACCACCGCAAGATCCTGGTGGTGGACGACGAGGTGGGCTTCGTCGGCGGCTACAACATCGGGTCGGCCTACGAGACCGAGTGGCGCGACACGCACCTGCGCATCACCGGACCGGCGGTGTGGGACCTCACCCGCGCCTTCGTGGACTTCTGGAACCTCAACCGGCGGCGGTTCGTCGGGGCCGACCGGCGCCCGCTGCTGCTGGAGACCTCCTCCACCTGGGAGCCGCGGGTCCGGTTCCACCGCAACGTGCCGCGCTTGTGGATGTTCCCGATCCGGTCGATGTACCTCGAGGCGATCAACCGGGCGAGCCACAAGCTCTGGATGACCCACGCCTACTTCATCCCCGACCAGGACTTCGTCGACGCGATGAAGGCCGCGGCGCGGCGCGGGGTCGACGTCCGCCTGCTGGTGCCGCTGAAGTCCAACCACATCGTGGCCGACTGGATCTCGCGCGGCTACTTCAGCCAGCTCCTCGACGCCGGGGTGCGGATCTTCCGCTACAAGGACGCGATGGTGCACGCCAAGACCTCGACCATCGACGGCACCTGGGTGACGGTCGGCACCGCCAACATCGACCGGCTCAGCCTCACCGGCAACTACGAGATCAACGTCGAGCTCATCGCCCCGGACGTGGCCGCGGCCCTGGAGGAGATCTTCGCCACCGACCAGGCCAACAGCCTGGAGCTCACCAGCGGCGAGTGGGAGGCGCGCGACCTGCACCGCAAGTTCACCGAGTTCGTGCTCGGCCCGCTGCGCCCGCTGCTGTGA
- a CDS encoding protein kinase domain-containing protein produces the protein MVDVAQTLADGRYELGPVIGSGGSGSVRQAHDRLLDRPVAVKLLRDDGADDTDRQRMRAEAQLAGSLAHPGIARVYDYGEEPAADGAGGRPTPYIVMQHVAGASLWQVLAERRTLPPAEVMRIVAQVADALQAAHRAGIVHRDLKPANLLLTEDGGVVIVDFGIARTRGADPLTRTGTIVGTVDYLSPEQAEGRSATPRSDLYSLGMVAYECLTGRKPFRRETEVATALAHLLEDAPELGAEVPASVRALVGQLIAKDPEERPKDAAEVAVRAAGLAVPTTVVLPPPAARRLVAAVRGPALRSRRAYVAAGVLVAAVAGSALVAARPATSRVPDLRGEWWTAASATLDGRDLEARRQVVDDPAAHRGTVLRQDVPPGSTVHQGAVVTLSVASGRTDLKASDVLGESWRRAARDLVALGLVPERTSRTQGSRAGRVVGVRPTGRLPLGATVTLAVAQKPAPAAVTSSTAAPSPAVPRVTRTPHPRVHHRAQRHHRKPPKAHRGHGHGRGHGHGHGHGHGRGHRPH, from the coding sequence GTGGTGGATGTGGCGCAGACCCTCGCGGACGGCCGCTACGAGCTCGGTCCGGTGATCGGCTCCGGCGGCAGCGGGTCGGTCCGGCAGGCGCACGACCGCCTGCTGGACCGGCCCGTCGCCGTCAAGCTGCTGCGAGACGACGGTGCCGACGACACCGACCGGCAGCGGATGCGTGCCGAGGCACAGCTCGCCGGCTCGCTTGCCCACCCCGGCATCGCCCGGGTCTACGACTACGGCGAGGAGCCCGCCGCGGACGGGGCAGGTGGCCGGCCGACGCCGTACATCGTCATGCAGCACGTGGCGGGTGCCTCGCTGTGGCAGGTGCTGGCCGAGCGCCGCACCCTCCCGCCCGCCGAGGTGATGCGGATCGTCGCGCAGGTGGCGGACGCGCTGCAGGCGGCGCACCGGGCCGGGATCGTGCACCGCGACCTCAAGCCCGCGAACCTGCTACTCACCGAGGACGGTGGGGTGGTGATCGTGGACTTCGGGATCGCCCGCACCCGCGGTGCGGACCCGCTGACGCGCACCGGGACCATCGTCGGCACCGTGGACTACCTCAGCCCGGAGCAGGCCGAGGGCCGGTCCGCGACGCCGCGGTCGGACCTCTACTCCCTCGGCATGGTGGCCTACGAGTGCCTGACCGGGCGCAAGCCGTTCCGCCGCGAGACCGAGGTCGCGACGGCCCTCGCGCACCTGCTGGAGGACGCGCCCGAGCTCGGCGCGGAGGTCCCGGCATCGGTGCGGGCGCTGGTCGGTCAGCTGATCGCCAAGGATCCCGAGGAGCGTCCCAAGGACGCGGCGGAGGTCGCCGTCCGCGCCGCCGGCCTCGCCGTCCCCACGACCGTGGTGCTGCCGCCTCCCGCGGCCCGGCGCCTGGTCGCCGCGGTGCGTGGTCCGGCGCTCCGGTCCCGACGCGCCTACGTCGCGGCCGGGGTGCTGGTCGCGGCGGTCGCAGGGTCGGCGCTGGTGGCGGCCCGGCCGGCCACGTCGAGGGTTCCGGACCTGCGCGGTGAGTGGTGGACGGCGGCGAGCGCGACACTCGACGGTCGTGACCTCGAGGCGCGCCGGCAGGTCGTGGACGACCCGGCGGCGCACCGAGGCACCGTGCTGCGGCAGGACGTGCCGCCCGGCTCGACCGTCCATCAGGGCGCCGTGGTGACACTGTCGGTGGCCTCCGGGCGCACGGACCTGAAGGCGAGCGACGTGCTGGGGGAGTCGTGGCGCCGGGCGGCCCGGGACCTGGTCGCGCTCGGGCTGGTGCCCGAGCGCACCTCCCGCACGCAGGGCTCGAGGGCCGGCCGCGTCGTCGGCGTCCGCCCCACCGGTCGGCTGCCGCTCGGCGCCACGGTCACGCTGGCCGTCGCCCAGAAGCCGGCCCCGGCCGCGGTGACCTCCTCGACCGCCGCTCCGTCCCCGGCCGTGCCGCGCGTCACCCGGACGCCCCACCCCCGGGTGCACCACCGCGCGCAGCGGCATCACCGCAAGCCACCCAAGGCGCACCGCGGGCACGGGCACGGGCGAGGGCACGGGCACGGACACGGACACGGACACGGGCGGGGCCACCGGCCGCACTGA
- a CDS encoding acetyl-CoA C-acetyltransferase, translating to MRTETRRVAVIGGDRIPFARSNTAYADVSNQDMLTAVIDGLAARFGLEGERLGEVVAGAVLKHARDFNLAREAVLGSRLAPETPAIDIQQACGTGLQAAIEVANKIALGQIDVGVAGGTDTTSDAPVAISDRLRRKLMKVNAARDVKGRVAALGAIRPGDIGLEIPQNGEPRTGLSMGEHAALTALEWRVTREEQDELAAASHRNLAAAYDEGFLDDTVTPFRGVERDNNLRADSSAEKLAKLKPVFGKGEAATMTAGNSTPLTDGASAVLLASEEWASGRGLEPLAFLADYETAAVDYVHGGEGLLMAPAYAVPRMLARQGLTLQDFDYYEIHEAFASQVLSTLKAWEDPVFCKERLGLDAPLGPIDRDRLNVKGSSLAAGHPFAATGGRILTVAAKLLAERGEGRVLISICAAGGQGVVAILER from the coding sequence ATGAGGACCGAGACCCGCCGCGTCGCCGTGATCGGCGGCGACCGCATCCCGTTCGCCCGCTCCAACACCGCCTACGCCGACGTCTCCAACCAGGACATGCTCACGGCCGTCATCGACGGCCTGGCGGCCCGGTTCGGGCTCGAGGGCGAACGACTCGGCGAGGTGGTCGCCGGCGCCGTGCTCAAGCACGCCCGGGACTTCAACCTGGCCCGGGAGGCGGTGCTGGGCTCGCGGCTGGCGCCGGAGACGCCGGCCATCGACATCCAGCAGGCGTGCGGGACCGGCCTGCAGGCGGCGATCGAGGTCGCCAACAAGATCGCGCTCGGCCAGATCGACGTCGGCGTCGCCGGCGGCACCGACACCACCTCCGACGCGCCCGTCGCGATCAGCGACCGGCTGCGCCGGAAGCTGATGAAGGTCAACGCCGCCCGCGACGTCAAGGGACGCGTCGCGGCGCTGGGCGCCATCCGTCCCGGCGACATCGGCCTGGAGATCCCGCAGAACGGGGAGCCCCGCACCGGCCTGTCCATGGGCGAGCACGCCGCGCTGACCGCGCTTGAGTGGCGGGTGACCCGGGAGGAGCAGGACGAGCTCGCGGCCGCCTCGCACCGCAACCTCGCCGCGGCGTACGACGAGGGGTTCCTCGACGACACGGTCACGCCGTTCCGCGGCGTCGAGCGCGACAACAACCTGCGCGCCGACTCCAGCGCGGAGAAGCTGGCGAAGCTCAAGCCGGTCTTCGGCAAGGGCGAGGCGGCCACCATGACCGCGGGCAACTCCACGCCGCTGACCGACGGCGCGTCCGCGGTGCTGCTGGCCTCCGAGGAGTGGGCGTCCGGGCGCGGGCTCGAGCCGCTGGCCTTCCTCGCCGACTACGAGACCGCGGCCGTGGACTACGTGCACGGCGGGGAGGGCCTGCTGATGGCCCCGGCGTACGCCGTGCCGCGGATGCTGGCGCGCCAGGGGCTGACCCTGCAGGACTTCGACTACTACGAGATCCACGAGGCGTTCGCCTCCCAGGTGCTCTCCACGCTCAAGGCGTGGGAGGACCCGGTCTTCTGCAAGGAGCGCCTCGGCCTCGACGCGCCGCTCGGCCCGATCGACCGCGACCGGCTCAACGTCAAGGGCTCCTCGCTGGCCGCCGGCCACCCGTTCGCCGCGACCGGCGGCCGGATCCTCACCGTGGCCGCGAAGCTGCTCGCGGAGCGCGGCGAGGGCCGGGTGCTCATCTCGATCTGCGCGGCCGGCGGCCAGGGCGTGGTCGCCATCCTCGAGCGCTGA
- a CDS encoding acetamidase/formamidase family protein yields MSIPDVVRLHPTPEQYAYAFGGREPLLTVRPGNLVELTTEDCFGGLVRGVDDLPSAVCTFPFLNPVTGPIAVEGAEPGDTLAVHFVDIRPARDWAVSATFPLFGALTATHTTAMLHPALEERVWMYDVDVAAGVCRFSARRSDLTVELPLDPMHGTVGVAPAAGEVMMSITPAAHGGNMDTPEMRAGTTAYFPVNVPGAMLSIGDGHARQGEGEVCGTAVEAAMETVVVIDLVKGLAPASPRLESDTHLMTTGSARPLEDAFRMSQHDLVTWTADLFDLEALDAYQLVSQAGLAPAGNVVDTNYTMLGKLPKSLLDGRTAYDGLHDRLRGVAEEYLRSR; encoded by the coding sequence ATGAGCATCCCCGACGTCGTCCGGCTCCACCCGACCCCGGAGCAGTACGCCTACGCGTTCGGAGGCCGCGAGCCGCTGCTGACCGTACGGCCCGGCAACCTCGTCGAGCTCACGACCGAGGACTGCTTCGGCGGCCTCGTGCGCGGCGTCGACGACCTGCCCAGCGCGGTGTGCACGTTCCCGTTCCTCAACCCGGTCACCGGTCCGATCGCCGTCGAGGGCGCCGAGCCCGGCGACACGCTGGCGGTGCACTTCGTGGACATCCGGCCGGCCCGCGACTGGGCGGTCTCCGCGACCTTCCCGCTGTTCGGGGCGCTGACCGCCACCCACACCACGGCCATGCTGCACCCGGCCCTCGAGGAGCGGGTGTGGATGTACGACGTCGACGTCGCGGCCGGCGTGTGCCGGTTCAGCGCCCGCAGGTCGGACCTCACCGTGGAGCTCCCGCTGGACCCGATGCACGGCACGGTCGGTGTCGCCCCGGCCGCAGGCGAGGTGATGATGAGCATCACCCCCGCCGCTCACGGTGGGAACATGGACACCCCGGAGATGCGGGCCGGCACCACGGCGTACTTCCCGGTCAACGTGCCGGGGGCGATGCTCTCGATCGGCGACGGGCACGCCCGCCAGGGCGAGGGCGAGGTGTGCGGCACGGCCGTCGAGGCGGCGATGGAGACCGTGGTCGTCATCGACCTGGTCAAGGGTCTCGCTCCCGCCTCGCCGCGGCTGGAGAGCGACACCCACCTGATGACCACCGGGTCGGCCCGCCCGCTGGAGGACGCGTTCCGGATGAGCCAGCACGACCTCGTGACGTGGACCGCGGACCTGTTCGACCTCGAGGCGCTCGACGCCTACCAGCTGGTCAGCCAGGCCGGGCTGGCGCCGGCGGGCAACGTCGTGGACACCAACTACACGATGCTGGGCAAGCTGCCGAAGTCGCTGCTGGACGGCCGGACGGCGTACGACGGGCTGCACGACCGCCTGCGCGGCGTCGCGGAGGAGTACCTGCGCAGCCGTTGA
- a CDS encoding SCP2 sterol-binding domain-containing protein, translating to MTTGLEHLRTASHTEATAFFADIDPEALVAEVRRTGDEELLALIAREEVRPAAVEGILARLHEYAVAERLADLRGVVRFDLERRGTLLERHGLVFEAGTMVLRRGLSATEPTDVVLRTSVLRFVRIVSGQLNAGLEYLRGKLDIDGDALLALAVGGIFRVPGTGEIAVDPTTLDPVEVATVLGEVRGEHLKKVMASGFRPIVLGEIFRRLPDFVDERRAAKADLTIGFRLLGNPTGEVERYVVRVRGGVATVSAGDAGEERDATVTCEGHDYLRLATGHLNPVTGVLKGQLKVRGDKAKALALSSVIDIPKPAR from the coding sequence ATGACGACCGGGCTCGAGCACCTGCGCACCGCGAGCCACACCGAGGCGACCGCGTTCTTCGCCGACATCGACCCCGAGGCGCTGGTCGCCGAGGTCCGCCGGACCGGGGACGAGGAGCTGCTGGCACTGATCGCGCGCGAGGAGGTCCGCCCCGCCGCGGTCGAGGGCATCCTGGCCCGCCTCCACGAGTACGCCGTGGCCGAGCGGCTGGCCGACCTGCGCGGCGTCGTCCGGTTCGACCTGGAACGACGCGGCACCCTGCTCGAGAGGCACGGTCTGGTCTTCGAGGCGGGCACCATGGTGCTGCGCCGCGGCCTGTCGGCCACCGAGCCGACCGACGTGGTGTTGCGCACCAGCGTGCTGCGGTTCGTGCGGATCGTCAGCGGCCAGCTCAACGCCGGCCTGGAGTACCTCCGGGGCAAGCTCGACATCGACGGCGACGCCCTGCTGGCGCTCGCGGTCGGCGGCATCTTCCGGGTGCCCGGCACCGGCGAGATCGCCGTCGACCCGACCACGCTGGACCCGGTCGAGGTCGCGACCGTGCTCGGCGAGGTGCGCGGCGAGCACCTGAAGAAGGTGATGGCCTCCGGTTTCCGTCCGATCGTGCTCGGCGAGATCTTCCGGCGGTTGCCGGACTTCGTGGACGAGCGCAGGGCCGCGAAGGCCGACCTCACCATCGGGTTCCGGCTGCTGGGCAACCCCACCGGCGAGGTCGAGCGCTACGTCGTGCGGGTCCGCGGCGGCGTCGCCACCGTCTCGGCCGGCGACGCGGGGGAGGAGCGGGACGCGACCGTCACCTGCGAGGGCCACGACTACCTCCGGCTGGCCACCGGCCACCTGAACCCGGTCACCGGGGTGCTCAAGGGCCAGCTCAAGGTGCGTGGCGACAAGGCGAAGGCGCTGGCGCTCAGCTCGGTGATCGACATCCCGAAGCCGGCCCGCTGA
- a CDS encoding ATP-dependent DNA ligase — protein MLLADVVATSNAVAATRSRKAKVAAIAELLARAAPEEIETVTAYLGGTLRQRRTGLGWRSLAELPSAAEAPALEVLEVHAAFETIAALAGPGSQAARTAAVAELFGRATVEEQAWLRGVVTGEVRQGALDALVQEAVALASGVPLAAVRRAAMLVGSTVAVTVAAMTGGEAELAGLGLQVGRPVLPMLASSAPDLDAALVKAAGVDGGEVAVDVKLDGIRIQVHRDGDEVLVATRSLEDITARLPEVVAVALSLPATRFVLDGEAIALDDRGRPRPFQETAARTAQRVTQEGGVAVTPYFFDVLHHDGEDLLDAPGAHRLAVLGRLVPEQHRVPRLVTSDPEAARSFLAGALASGHEGVVVKNLAAAYDAGRRGAAWVKVKPVHTLDLVVLAVEWGSGRRQGWLSNIHLGARDPATGGLVMLGKTFKGLTDETLRWQTERFLELETHREGHVVHVQPEQVVEIAFDGVQRSSRYPGGMALRFARVLRYRDDKGPEEVDTVETVRSYSRVPDAGAGPTR, from the coding sequence GTGCTGCTCGCCGACGTCGTCGCCACCTCCAACGCCGTCGCGGCGACCCGGTCTCGCAAGGCCAAGGTCGCCGCGATCGCCGAGCTGCTCGCCCGGGCCGCGCCCGAGGAGATCGAGACGGTCACGGCGTACCTCGGGGGGACCCTGCGGCAGCGCCGCACCGGCCTCGGCTGGCGCAGCCTGGCCGAGCTGCCGTCGGCCGCCGAGGCGCCGGCGCTGGAGGTGCTGGAGGTGCACGCGGCCTTCGAGACCATCGCGGCGCTGGCCGGGCCCGGCTCGCAGGCGGCCCGGACCGCCGCCGTGGCCGAGCTGTTCGGCCGGGCCACCGTCGAGGAGCAGGCCTGGCTGCGGGGCGTGGTCACCGGGGAGGTGCGGCAGGGCGCGCTCGACGCGCTGGTGCAGGAGGCGGTGGCGCTGGCCTCGGGCGTGCCGCTGGCCGCGGTACGCCGGGCCGCGATGCTGGTCGGCTCCACGGTCGCGGTCACGGTGGCGGCGATGACCGGCGGCGAGGCCGAGCTGGCCGGCCTCGGCCTGCAGGTCGGCCGCCCGGTGCTGCCGATGCTGGCCTCCAGCGCCCCCGACCTCGACGCGGCGCTGGTCAAGGCGGCCGGCGTGGACGGCGGCGAGGTCGCGGTCGACGTGAAGCTCGACGGCATCCGCATCCAGGTGCACCGGGACGGCGACGAGGTGCTGGTGGCCACCCGGAGCCTGGAGGACATCACCGCCCGGCTGCCCGAGGTCGTGGCGGTGGCGCTGTCGCTGCCCGCCACCCGGTTCGTGCTCGACGGCGAGGCGATCGCGCTCGACGACCGAGGTCGGCCGCGGCCGTTCCAGGAGACCGCAGCCCGCACCGCCCAGCGGGTCACGCAGGAGGGCGGGGTCGCGGTCACGCCGTACTTCTTCGACGTGCTCCACCACGACGGGGAGGACCTGCTCGACGCCCCCGGCGCCCACCGGCTCGCGGTCCTCGGCCGGCTGGTGCCCGAGCAGCACCGGGTCCCCCGCCTCGTCACCTCCGACCCCGAGGCGGCCCGGTCCTTCCTGGCGGGCGCCCTCGCGTCGGGCCACGAGGGCGTCGTGGTGAAGAACCTCGCCGCGGCGTACGACGCCGGCCGGCGCGGCGCCGCGTGGGTGAAGGTCAAGCCGGTGCACACCCTCGACCTCGTCGTGCTCGCCGTCGAGTGGGGCAGCGGCCGGCGCCAGGGCTGGCTGTCGAACATTCACCTCGGCGCCCGCGACCCGGCGACCGGTGGGCTGGTGATGCTGGGCAAGACGTTCAAGGGCCTCACCGACGAGACCTTGCGCTGGCAGACCGAACGCTTCCTGGAGCTGGAGACGCACCGGGAGGGGCACGTCGTCCACGTCCAGCCCGAGCAGGTCGTCGAGATCGCGTTCGACGGCGTGCAGCGCTCCTCGCGCTACCCCGGCGGGATGGCCCTGCGTTTCGCCCGGGTGCTCCGCTACCGCGACGACAAGGGCCCTGAGGAGGTGGACACGGTCGAGACGGTTCGGTCGTATTCGCGAGTGCCGGACGCCGGCGCCGGTCCTACGCGGTGA
- a CDS encoding DNA-3-methyladenine glycosylase 2 family protein — MTSQEPRERIWRPGFDCPVSRMLLHRRRGAGDPTYRLDAAGRHWRGVRTPDGPATLVLRARPTDAEVHAQAWGPGAEWALASVPDLLGAADDPSGFEPRHPVLAEALRRYGEVRVGRSGLVMESLVPAILEQKVTGQEAFAGFRMLVHRFGERAPGPGREQRLWVQPTPEQLRVIPSWEWLRMHVDPARSRTLVQAARVADALERTVGLPHEEADRRLRSLPGIGVWTSAEARQRAHGDPDAVSFGDYHVAKDIGWALTGTPFDDQELEEFLEPWRPHRGRVQALVAIAGLHRPRHGARMAPRTHLPASVTRRVPR; from the coding sequence GTGACGTCGCAGGAGCCCCGGGAGCGGATCTGGCGCCCCGGGTTCGACTGCCCGGTGAGCCGGATGCTGCTCCACCGACGGCGCGGAGCCGGCGATCCGACGTACCGTCTCGACGCCGCGGGTCGGCACTGGCGCGGCGTCCGGACGCCCGACGGCCCGGCGACGCTGGTGCTGCGGGCGCGGCCGACGGACGCGGAGGTGCACGCGCAGGCGTGGGGCCCGGGTGCGGAGTGGGCGCTGGCGTCGGTGCCCGACCTGCTCGGGGCCGCGGACGACCCGAGCGGGTTCGAGCCGCGGCACCCGGTGCTCGCCGAGGCGCTGCGGAGGTACGGCGAGGTCCGGGTCGGCCGCAGCGGGCTGGTGATGGAGTCGCTGGTGCCGGCCATCCTGGAGCAGAAGGTGACCGGGCAGGAGGCCTTCGCCGGCTTCCGGATGCTGGTGCACCGGTTCGGCGAGCGGGCGCCGGGGCCGGGCCGAGAGCAGCGGCTGTGGGTGCAGCCGACCCCGGAGCAGCTCCGCGTGATCCCCTCCTGGGAGTGGCTGCGCATGCACGTCGACCCGGCCCGGTCCAGGACCCTCGTGCAGGCCGCTCGGGTCGCCGACGCCCTCGAGCGCACCGTCGGGCTGCCCCACGAGGAGGCCGACCGCCGGTTGCGCAGCCTCCCCGGCATCGGCGTGTGGACCAGCGCCGAGGCGCGCCAGCGCGCCCACGGGGACCCCGACGCCGTGTCGTTCGGCGACTACCACGTGGCCAAGGACATCGGCTGGGCGCTGACCGGCACGCCGTTCGACGACCAGGAGCTCGAGGAGTTCCTCGAGCCCTGGCGGCCGCACCGGGGCCGGGTCCAGGCCCTCGTGGCGATCGCGGGGCTGCACCGCCCCCGGCACGGCGCCCGGATGGCCCCGCGCACCCACCTGCCGGCGTCCGTCACCCGTCGGGTCCCTCGCTGA
- a CDS encoding DUF805 domain-containing protein → MGFRGSVESALRQYATFRGRAPRAEYWWFYLFSVLVGIAANILDGVLGTNLLNPLASLALLLPSLAVGVRRLHDSNLSGWWLLAPIVCGIVALVLIFAGVGAVIVDAAGGGNNRLTGAAVALLLVGLLMGLVSLVVGLVLMLRSSTPGPNRFGPDPYGPNPYGQGGNPPYGGPGAPYGDQYGQYGQNSGQYGQNSGQPAPYQGYGNPYGGGSPDYGDRSGPR, encoded by the coding sequence ATGGGTTTTCGGGGGTCTGTGGAGAGCGCGCTGCGCCAGTACGCCACGTTCCGGGGCCGCGCGCCCCGGGCGGAGTACTGGTGGTTCTACCTGTTCTCGGTCCTGGTGGGGATCGCGGCCAACATCCTCGACGGGGTCCTCGGCACCAACCTGCTCAACCCGCTGGCCAGCCTCGCGCTGCTGCTGCCCTCGCTCGCGGTCGGCGTCCGCCGGCTCCACGACAGCAACCTGTCGGGCTGGTGGCTCCTCGCGCCGATCGTGTGCGGGATCGTCGCGCTGGTCCTGATCTTCGCCGGCGTCGGTGCGGTGATCGTCGACGCCGCCGGCGGCGGGAACAACCGGCTCACCGGCGCCGCGGTCGCCCTCCTCCTGGTGGGCCTGCTGATGGGCCTCGTCTCGTTGGTCGTCGGCCTCGTGCTGATGCTGCGTTCCAGCACGCCCGGCCCGAACCGCTTCGGCCCCGACCCCTACGGCCCCAACCCTTACGGCCAGGGCGGGAACCCGCCGTACGGCGGTCCGGGCGCGCCCTACGGGGACCAGTACGGCCAGTACGGCCAGAACAGCGGCCAGTACGGCCAGAACAGCGGGCAGCCTGCTCCCTACCAGGGGTACGGCAACCCCTACGGCGGGGGCTCCCCGGACTACGGGGACCGGTCCGGTCCGCGGTGA
- a CDS encoding TetR/AcrR family transcriptional regulator, with protein sequence MPTHESPPTDGRRSAAAARRRAREREILAATRALFDERGVRDAQIEDIARAVGINRAIVYRHFTGKEELFALTLVTYLDELRGELEEAAAGHRDAGERLASLVGAFVDYGVAHPAFTDCAQALMRRSGPELLEEISEGALFRLGRGISSCLATLGGVLEEGVASGDFTVDDPTLLANTLYASGLGALQLARVGILVKEAAPGIPTVGSISPDQVKDYLVASALALASRPT encoded by the coding sequence ATGCCCACCCACGAGAGCCCGCCGACCGACGGCCGCCGCTCCGCCGCCGCGGCACGACGGCGGGCGCGCGAGCGGGAGATCCTGGCCGCGACCCGGGCGCTCTTCGACGAGCGCGGGGTGCGGGACGCTCAGATCGAGGACATCGCCCGAGCGGTGGGCATCAACCGGGCGATCGTGTACCGGCACTTCACGGGCAAGGAGGAGCTCTTCGCCCTGACCCTGGTGACCTATCTCGACGAGCTGCGCGGCGAGCTCGAGGAGGCCGCGGCCGGTCACCGCGATGCCGGCGAGCGGCTGGCGTCGCTCGTCGGGGCGTTCGTCGACTACGGCGTGGCCCACCCGGCCTTCACCGACTGCGCGCAGGCGCTGATGCGGCGCAGCGGTCCCGAGCTGCTCGAGGAGATCTCCGAGGGCGCGCTCTTCCGGCTCGGCCGGGGGATCTCCTCGTGCCTGGCGACGCTCGGCGGCGTGCTGGAGGAGGGCGTGGCCAGCGGCGACTTCACCGTGGACGACCCGACGCTGCTCGCGAACACCCTCTACGCCAGCGGGCTGGGCGCGCTGCAGCTGGCCCGGGTCGGGATCCTGGTCAAGGAGGCTGCCCCCGGCATCCCCACGGTCGGCTCGATCTCGCCCGACCAGGTCAAGGACTACCTGGTCGCCTCGGCGCTCGCGCTGGCCAGCCGCCCGACCTGA
- a CDS encoding SRPBCC family protein yields the protein MAHIRGTIEIARPVETVFDVVADQTQEPTYNPQMIRSEKATPGPIGPGTRFRAAARSGTHEVPISVELVDYVRPRHLGMLTAAEGTFVDGTIDFDPCPGGTRMSWEWDVHPPRGTGFLGPLFAWLGRRQEQRVWHALKDYLEDRERPARGPRHARRLARE from the coding sequence ATGGCCCACATCCGAGGCACGATCGAGATCGCCCGCCCTGTCGAGACCGTGTTCGACGTGGTCGCCGACCAGACCCAGGAGCCGACCTACAACCCGCAGATGATCCGCTCCGAGAAGGCCACCCCCGGGCCGATCGGCCCCGGCACCCGGTTCCGGGCCGCGGCGCGCTCGGGGACCCACGAGGTGCCGATCTCGGTGGAGCTCGTCGACTACGTGCGGCCCCGGCACCTGGGGATGCTGACCGCGGCCGAGGGCACCTTCGTGGACGGCACCATCGACTTCGACCCCTGCCCGGGCGGCACCCGGATGAGCTGGGAGTGGGACGTGCACCCGCCCCGCGGCACGGGGTTCCTCGGACCGCTCTTCGCCTGGCTGGGCCGGCGCCAGGAGCAGCGGGTCTGGCACGCGCTCAAGGACTACCTCGAGGACCGGGAGCGGCCGGCCCGCGGTCCGCGGCACGCCCGGCGGTTGGCTCGGGAATAA